The following nucleotide sequence is from Barnesiella viscericola DSM 18177.
CTTTTATTTATATACCGAATTAAGTAATCAGAACTTATAATAGAGGCTGACACTCAAATCATTGCCCGTTAACGACAATCCCGATACGCTGCTACCGTTGTATTTGTCGCGATAACCGAGGAAACCGCAATGGGCTACCAACGAAAATTCGTCGGTAAGGTTAAAGGCAATACCCGGTTTGAAACCGATTTCAAAACCATTTACCGAACTTGCTCCTTTGTGTTTCCCGGTAGAGAAGCCAAAGCCGCCATCAACCAACAAGCTCACGAAATCTTTCGTGAAGAAGGTCCAACGGGCATAGGGAGCAATGTAAAACGAATTGTAGTTATCCATGTGAGTATAACCGATCATACCGGCCACAGTCCATGCATCGTTAAAGGCATAGCCAAACTCGGGAGCAATACGGAAAGTCGTATTTTCCGTGTCATTGTCATAGGTCAAACCCAACTGACCACCCACAAAAAATTGTGCATTGGCTGTCAACATGCCAAATACCAGAGCTAAGGTTAAAACTAATTTTTTCATTTTACTTATTTTTAGTTTAATGTATAGAACAAATATATTAATTTGTTTCTAATAAAACACCCTGTTGCTCTACTTTTTTCGGACTAAATGTTAAAATAGACAAACCTTACCGTCAAATATTCATTCACGACCTGCCGTACTGAACCTACTGCTTGGTCAGTTCAAATCCCATCAACACTCCGTCATAGCCATCGAGCAAGCTCGTAATGCTTTGCAGCGTAGAGCTTTGTGTTTTCGAGGCAATCGTGGTCAAGACATTGACCAGTTTTTCCACATCGAAGAGTATTTCCATCGTGTTGCCGCTCTTGGTAATCGTGGCGTCCATCACCATGACGGGGATACGACCGACCAACGTGAAGGTGACCACAAACTTGCCGCTGGGCTCGTCCTTGACAAGATAGCCTTCGAGTTTGGCACTGCCATAGTTCATGACCATTGTCGTATCGGCAAAGGTAAATGATACCCGCGACGAAGTGATACCGGCCTTTTGATAATAGGTGTCCAACTTGTCTTTGAGTGTAGAGGCAACCATCTCACCACCGGCCGCTTTCAAGAGATCGTCGCTCTCAAACTTGCAGGCAGGTGCCGAATAACGCCAGGTTCCGGCCAAATCGGCAACGGTCAGATTGGCATCGTTGTTGGTTATCGCATTCACCACCTTATTGACTGTCGATGAATTGAACAAATCACCCAGCGAGAGTTGTGCCTGGGCTGCACTTCCAAATAAAAACAGGCTACATAAAGCCAATACCCATCTTTTCATAACAAAATTATTTTAGACCATTTATCTATGATAGTGCAAATATACTATTTATCGGGATATATGAAACAGGCTCCTCAACCGTTTTCGCTTCACATGGCACCTCTTGGACCATATTTTTTTGAGCAAACCACCACCCGGCGCGAACCAAAATCGACAAGCGATGTTATTATAGGCAGAAAGGGCGCTCAGGCGAAAATCCCCGCACCGTAACGGTAAAAGGAGGAGCAGCCATTGCGAGCGGAAGAATATTCGACGGGCCCCTTTCCCTACAAAAAAGACAGATATCCTCCCCGGGATAGGGTGCATATCTGTCTTCTTTTTTATCTCGGTTCCGACTTGTCTTTAAGCATCGAATCAATGCAGAGGCCGACCGATGCTGCGATAAACAAATCCCATCTCTTTCATCTCGGCCGGGTCATAGATATTGCGTCCGTCGAAAATCACGGGCGATTTCATGGCACGGAGCACGGCCGACCAGTCGGGCATGCGGAACTCTTTCCACTCGGTCACGATGAGCAGGGCATCGACCCCGGCTACCGCCTCGTAAATATTGGCGGCATACTCTACCCGGTCGCCTATGCGGCGGCGACACTCGTCCATGGCTACCGGGTCGTACACCCGCACACTTGCCCCAGCCGAACACAACCGGTCGATAAGAATCAGAGCCGGAGCCTCGCGCATGTCGTCGGTTTCGGGCTTGAACGAGAGTCCCCACACGGCAAACTTGCGACCCGACAGCTCTCCGTTAAAGTAGGTACTCAACCGGCGAAAGAGTAGCTCCTTCTGCGACTCGTTCACCCGCTCGACCGATTTCAGAATCTGCATATCGCAACCATTCTCCTCGGCCGTCTTAATCAAGGCCTTCACATCTTTTGGGAAACAGGAACCTCCGTAACCACAACCGGCATAGAGGAAACGGCTCCCGATGCGATCGTCGGCCCCGATACCCTTGCGCACGGCATTCACGTCGGCACCCACCTCGTCACACAACAACGCAATCTCGTTCATAAAACTGATGCGTGTAGCCAACATAGCATTGGCCGCATATTTAATCATCTCGGCCGAAGGTATATCGGTAATAATGATGCGATACTTGTTGATCATGAAGGGCTTGTAGAGCTTCTGCATCAACGCCTCGGCCCGCTTGCTCTCCACGCCCACCACCACGCGGTCGGGGCGCATGAAGTCGGCAATGGCATTTCCCTCTTTCAGGAACTCGGGGTTGGAAGCCACATCAAACTCGATGTTCACGCCCCGCCGGTCGAGTTCGCTCTGGATAGCCGCCTTCACCTTGCGGGCCGTCCCTACCGGCACGGTGCTCTTGGTCACCACCACCAGATAGTCGGTCATGCAGCGCCCCACGTTGTGAGCCACATCGAGCACATAGTGGAGGTCGGCCGAACCGTCCTCATCGGGAGGAGTACCCACGGCGCTGAACAGAATTTCCACCCCGTCGAGACATGTTGACAAATCGGTAGCAAAACGCAACCGCCCGGCCTTCATGTTTCGCAGGACCATCTCGTCGAGCCCCGGCTCATAGATGGGAATATCTCCCCGTTTGATGCGAGCAATCTTCTCGGCATCGATGTCTACACAAACTACGTCTACGCCTATCTCGGCAAAACAGGTTCCTGTAACCAGGCCTACATAGCCTGTACCTACTACCGCTATTTTCATACATCTATACTTTATGTCACAAAAATAGTGACATTTTTCGAGCGTAAGGCTCTTTTGGGCCGAAATCGTCGAAAAAAGAGAGGTGTTGTTCTACACCGTGAAGAATTAGCCATTTATAAATCATTCATTTCAAAGTATTTATATTCTTAATTTATATTACAACTCATAACAAAAACGACCTACGGCTGTTTTATGTGCGATTTTTTTCCTATCTTTGAAGCGATTTTTGACTTATACCAAAGGGCTTTATTGTTATCTAATTATTTGCAAGCAAGCACTTTACCACTCGTCGCCAACGAGACAAAAAAAGGATAAGCATGAATGTAAAAAAGATTCTCTTATATGGCGCAACCATGCTATTGTTAGTATCCTGCGCAAATGAGGACCAACAGGTCGATTCGGGTTATGGGACTATCGATGTACAGGTTTCGGCCGATTATCGGGTAGAGCCTGTTACACGCACCTCGACCTCTGAAAACACCGATACTTCCACCCCCACACAAACGCCCGACGTGAGCGAGTTTGCCTTGAAGCTGGTTTCAACCGACGGCAGTTTCTCCCGCTCGTGGGACAGTTTGGCCGACTTCGACCCCACCGAAAAAATTCCCGTAGGTGCCTACACCATGAGTGCCTATTACGGCGACCTGGAAGAGGAGGGTTTCGACAAGCCTTATTATCTGGGAGAGAGCGATGTGACGGTGCGCTACCGCGAAAATTCGCCCGTCGAGATTCAGTGTACGCTGGCCAACGTAAAGATTACGGTCGAATATTCCGATGCCTTCAAGAAATATTTTGCCGACTACGCCACTACGGTGCATGCTGCCGAAGGGGGCTATGTCAAGTTCGAGAAAGACGAGACCCGGGCCGCCTATGTAAAGCCCGGTCAAATTACCATTCAAACCTATTTGAAGAAACAGAACGGCATCGAGTCGACTTTCGAACCTGCCGCCATTACCGACGCCAAACCGCGCCAACACTACCGCATCAAACTCGATATTGCCGACAATGCCGCCGGTGAAGCCCAACTCAGTATCAGTTTCGACGAGACCACCGAAACGCAACCTATCACCATCAGCATCTCCGACGAGGTGATGGAGGCACCCGCCCCCTCGTTCCTCCCGGCCGGGTTCGTGCCGGGCACTCCCCTCGAAGTGAAGGAGAACAGCTACCCCGACGACAAGGCCGTAAACCTTTCGCTCACGGCCAAAGCCGGTATTGCCGCCTGCACCCTCACTACCTCGTCGGCCGCTCTTGAAAGCCAAGGCTGGCCCCGAGAAATAGATCTGGTGGGTCTGAGCAGCGAAAACAGCGCATTGCTCGGCCGCTTGGGGTTGAAATTGAAAGGATTCACCGAAATGGGTAGCAAGATGGGATTTATCGACTTTGCCGAAGTTTTTGCCCACCTCCATGCCACCGACGGGAACGACCAGCACACCTTCACCCTCTCGGCCAAAGACATCTACGGGAAGGTGACCGAAGCTCCTATTACCCTTTCGGTGAAGAGTATCCCCATTACATTTGCCTTGCAGACTCCCGAAGCGGTATTCGTGGGCAGCAAGACGGCCACGATACCCGTCGAATTTGATGGTGCCTACATCGACCAGATCAAGTTCAGTTATCTCAATGCCTCGGGCTCGAAGGTCAACAGCACCTCGTCGGTCATCTCGCACGAAGGGAACCTTTACCAAATAAAAATCTCAATCGAAGCAACCGACCAGCTGGTCGTTGTCGAGGCCTCGTATGCCAACGGTGCCAAGACAGCCACCACCTCGATACCGGTCAAGACCCCGGACTTCACCATCAAGGCCGAGGAGTATGATATCTGGGCCCGCCGGGCTACCGTTACCCTCACGGCTACCGATCCTCAATACCAGGAGGCCGTGAACCGTTACGTCGTGCTCTACGCCAACAGTACGGGACAATGGGAAACCGTTACCTCCACCCTCACCCAGGGACGCCGCACCATCACCGGGCTCGCCCCCGACACCCGCTACCAACTGCGGGGATCGTGCAACAGCGGTCAGGAGAATGTCAATTACAGCGGCGACTACACCCTGCGCACCGAAGCGGCTGCCGCCGTGCCCAACGGCGATTTCGAGAACCTGGCTCAAACCATATCGATACAAGATTTGAAACAGGGCGGCGAATACTCGGTATGGCCCGTCGACTATCAGAACAGATGTTCCTTCACGATACAGGAGCCCACCGGCTGGGCCAGTGTCAATGCCAAGACCTGCAACACCGGTGCCGCCAACCAGAACTCATGGTTCGTCATTCCATCGACCTACAACTCCACCCTCACGTGGGACGCTTACCGCAGTTTTGCATCAAGCACCGTGACACCCGACCTCTATCGCGATCTCGTGGCTCAGAGCGGCAGCAACGCCATGCTGGTGCGTAACGTGGCGTGGGACGATAACGGTACCACCCCGGCTACCTCGGGTGGAGCCTTCAACACCACCTACTACAACACCAACGTGCCCACCATCGCCAACCGCTCGGCCGGGAAGCTGTTCCTGGGCAGTTACACCTATGCCAACGGTACCGAGACCTACAACGAGGGTGTCGGGTTCACCTCGCGCCCCTCGGCCTTGAAAGGGTGGTACAAATATGCCAACGACCCCAACGACGCGGCCGAGACGGGTGTTATCACCATCACCTTGCTCAACGGACAGACGGTCATCGGCACCGGCACGGCCAACTTCACGGCCGCCGCCGACTATACCGAGTTTACCATACCGGTCACCTACTCGATTACCAACCAGAAGGCCACTACGTTGCGCATCATGATAACCTCGTCGAACCACGCCTCTTACCACCAGAGCGAAGAGACAGCGGCCATCAAGACCAGTGTCTCCAACGGTCAATACGAGTCGGCCTCGCGAGGAGCAACCTTTACTATCGACAACTTAACATTCACCTATGAATAAAAAGCATCGTCATATGAAAGCTATATGGACCGTCTCACTTGCCATAATCCTGGCCGTGGGAGCCACCTCGTGCGACCGCGAGAAATTCGACTATAACCTGGGTACCGAAACTCCGACAGGGAAAACCGGGACCCTCGACCTATCGACGTTTGGAGCCATACCCAACAACGACACGCAGGTAGTGGAGAAGGCTCCCGTAAGCCGGGCGGTCGACACGGGCGACTTCACCGTGCAGATATACCCTACCCAAGGCAACGACACCCTCGAATGGAAATATCGCGAGATGCCCGAGATTGTTACCCTCAACGTGGGCGACTATAAACTGGCCGTATTCTCGCACGAGGTACAACCGGCCGAGTGGGAACACCCCTACTACTATGCCGACAAGGCCTTTACCATCGAAGAGAACCGGGTGACCCAGCTCGATACGGTAGTATGCACGCAACAAAATATAGGAGTTTCTGTTACTTATACCGAAGCCCTGAAATCATTCATGGGTGAAGATTGCCAAGTAACAGTTACCATTGGTTCTGGCTCTCTTAATTTTACAAAAGACGAAACTCGCACCGGCTATTTCCGTGCCGACAACGAGAGCAACCTGCTCATTGCCATCTTTACCGGCACCATCGACGGATATAAAGAGGTGAACCGAATTAAAATAGATACTGTAAAAGCAGGAGAAAAGCCAACCTTACAATATGACATTAAACAGCCTCAGGGTATCGAGCCATCGGTTACCGTCGACGCCTCATGTGAAATCTTCGAATACAATGTTGATATAATCATCGACGAGGAGGTTATCCCCGACCCCAATCCCAGTGATCCCGGAACCGATCCCGACCCGGACCCCGAACCCTCGGGTGCCCCCCAAATCACCAGCGAAACCATCGCACTGGGTACTCCTGTCACCGTTACCACTGGCATGCAAGTGATAGTCGACATCATCAGTACCGATAAAGACGGACTCACCCAGCTTACCGTCGACATCGAGTCGCCCACACTTACCCCCGAAGAACTCTCGGGCATGGGGCTGTCGGCACATCTCGACCTCGTGAACCCGGGTGCGCTGAAAGAGGCCATCGAAGGCTTGGGATTCCCCACCGAGAACAACGTGCTGCATCAGAACAAAGTGACGTTCGACATCAGCCAGTTCATGCCGTTGCTGGGCTTGTTGGGTGCCGGCACGCACAATTTCATCATCACGGCAACCGATGCACAAGGGACCACCACCGAATCGTTAATCCTCGTAACTGAATAACATGAGACTACACAACAAAAAATATTGGGCATGCGCACTCCTCCTGACAGCGCTTCTGGGTGCTTGTAAAGAGGACGATATGACCGTGGGCGAAGGCTCGGTGCAGTTACGGGTCAGCGTCTCGGACGACGTCACAGTCGTCACACGGGCCGTCGACTCGGGCATCTACGCCACGATGCAAACCCGCATTTACAGCAGCAAAGGGCTCATTCGCTACTACGACGCCGAGACTCCCATGCCGCCTACCCTCAACCTGGCCAGCGGAGCATACCACGCTTTCGTCCTGGCCGGCGACTCGGTGCCCGCAGCGTTCAACACACCTTACTACACGGGCTCGACCGACTTTACCGTGCGGGGGGGCGAAACGACCTCGGCCAGCGTGACCTGCACCATTGCCAACACGCTTGCCACCGTGGCCTTCGACCCCAGTCTGGACGAGGTGGTATCGAACTACAAGGTGAAGATTTTCACCACCTCGGGCGAACTCTATTTCACCCCGGCCACGGTCGACTCGGTGGGCTATTTCCTGTTTGACACCCGAAACCGCAGCCTGGGCTGGACCTTCGAGGGAGAAAAGACCGACGGTAACAGCTACACCCAGTCGGGCATTGTAGAAGATGTGGCCCGAGCTACCAAATATGCCTTCACCTTCAATTTCGACCCCGAGAGTGCAGCTACCGGCGGCACCTTCCTCGACGTGAAGGTAAACGAATCGACCGTCGACTCGACACACAACGTGGTCATCACCCAGCGGCCGCAGATTGTAGGCGACAAGTTCAACCTCTCCGACCCGCTCTACTACGAGACCAACGGAGGCAGCGAGACTGCCTTGTGGATCAATGCGGCAACCGAACTGAAACGGGCCTGGATTTCGTGCGACAAACTCACGGCTCTGGGATTCCCCACCGACTCGGTCGACCTCCTCGGAACCGACGAGGCCCTCATCGCCGAGTTTCAGTCGCGGGGTATCTCGTGCCAACACACCTACCAGGAGGAGAAAGACCTCTCCAACGCCAAGATTACCCTCGCCGACGGCTTCGTCAAATCGCTCCCGAGCGACGAATACACCTTTACAATCCAAGCGGTGGACATGAGCGGCAAGGACAATACCGCCACGCTGTCGATTGTCGTGTCGGACGCCATTGTGGTGACCGAAGAGCCCGAGCGGGCCAGCATCTGGGCTCGCCGAGCCACCCTGCTGGGCACGCTGGTAAAGGCAACCTCCGAACCGCTCTCGTTCCAATACCGGCAGACCGGTACGGATAGCTGGACCTCGGTTCCCGCCACGCTGTCGGGGTCGAGCCTGTCGGCCGAGGTAACCGGCCTTACCCCGGGTGTTACCTACGAGTACCAGGCAGTCGCCGGCTCTCAGGCTTCGGTCAAGACGGCCACCTTTACCACCGAATCGGCCACAGCCCTGCCCAACAGCAGTTTCGAAAACTGGCAAACCCTCTCGTCGAGTGCCATGGTGCTCTACGGGCCCGGCGAAGAGATGTTCTGGGACAGCGGCAACCACGGTTCGGCCACCCTGAGCAAAAACGTAACCACCCCCGACGAGACCTACAAACACAGCGGTCGCTATTCGGTGAAACTGCAATCGCAATTCGTAGGGGTATTGGGTATCGGTAAATTTGCCGCCGGCAACCTTTTTGTGGGTCAATACCTGCGCACCGACGGTACCGACGGCGTGCTCAGCTTCGGACGCCCCTTCACCTCGCGTCCGACCAAGCTGAAAGGTTACATCAAGTACAACCCCGGCACCGTCGACTATTCCAGCACCTCCGAACTGGCCAAGGGGGCTACCGACATCGGCAGCATCTACATTGCCATCGGCGATTGGAGCGAGCCTATCGAAATCCGCACCAAAGACAAGAAACTGTTCGACAAGAACGACGAGAAGATTATCGCCTACGGCGAATGGGACCTCACCAGTGCTACCCAGGGTGCCGACGGCGGATTGCTCGAATTTGAAATACCTCTCGACTACCGCTCGCTCGACCGCATACCCAGCTACCTTGTGCTGGTGGCCTCGGCCAGCAAGTATGGCGACTATTTCACCGGCAGCTCCGGCAGCACCATGTGGATTGACGACTTAGAATTGATTTATGAATAAACTTATCTATCCCATACTCGCCCTGTTCCTGTTGATTCCCGGACTCGCAAGAGCCGAGGAGTTCGACCGGGGCATCGTGCTCAACACCTTCATACCCAAAGGGCAATGGGTGGTGGGGAACTCCATCTCCTACTCGGAGTACAGCAACAACAACTACCAGTTCCTCGTCATCGAGGGCATCGACGGCATAGGCTACAACTTCAAGATAAGCCCCATGTTCTGCTACATTGTCAAGGACAATCTGGGACTGGGCGGCCGGTTCGCCTACGAGCGCAGCCTCACCAAACTTAACAGTGCCTCGATACAGATTGGCGACGACCTCAACTTCAACGTCGACAACGTGTACAGCCTCAGCCACACCTACTCGGGCATGGCCATCATGCGCAACTACATCAGCATAGGCAACAGCAACCGGTTCGGCCTCTTTAACGAGTTGCAAATCAATCTGGGAGGAGGTGAGTCGAAGGTGGTCAACGGCTCGGGCGACGCGCTCACCGGCACCTTCGAACGGTCGTTCAACCTCAAAATCGGCATTGCGCCGGGACTGATGGCCTTTATCAACGACTACACCGCCATCGAGGTCAATGTGGGCGTACTGGGTTTCAATTACAGCCATGTGAAACAGACGACCGACCAGGTCTACACCGGCAAGCGGTCGCAAAACTTGGCCAATTTCAAAGTTAATATCTTCTCATTGGGCTTAGGTCTCGCTTTTTATTTATGAAAAACTGGAAATACATACTCATTCTCATCGGCATAATCCTTCCCGGGCGGTCGCTGCTCCACGCACAGGAGCTCGACTCGACAGCCGTGACTCCACCCGTGCAACAAACGGTTCCCCTGACGGCTCTCACCCCCGCAGTGGCGGTCGACGAACCCGACACCATTGTGGAACGACGGGGATTCAACCGCAAGAAATACAAGCGGGGATTGCGCAACTACCTGTTCATACCCAAGAAGCAGTGGATCATGGGTCTCACCCTCTCGCACGGCGAGTTTGACAGCAAGGACAACAACCTCCTCATCTTTGTCAAGGATTTCAATTTCAAGGGCAACATCACCACACTCAATCCCTTCCTGGGCTATTTCATCAAAGACAACGAATGTATCGGTATCAAACTGGGATACAGCCATCTGAGTGCCAACCTCGACAACCTCAGTATCGATATTGACGAGGATATGCAATTCAACCTGAGCGACATGCGCTACCTGGGCGAGACCTTCTCGGCCTCGATTTTCCACCGAGCCTATATCGGCATCGACCGCAACAAACGGTTCGGCTTTTTCAACGAAACCGAACTGGCCTTCTCGAGCGGATCGAACCGTTTCGTAAGGGGCTCGGACGAGAACCTGCGCAATACCAAGACTACCACCTCCGAAATCAAGCTGGGGCTGAACCCGGGCTTCTGTGTCTTTATCATGAACAACATCAGCACCAGCGTCTCGTTCGGCGTAGCCGGTCTGCGCTACGGCACCATCAAACAGACAACCAACAACGTGGAGACGGGTAGCCGCCGGTCGAGCGGTGCCGACTTCAAGCTCAACCTGTTCAACATCAACATCGGCATGTGCCTGCACATATAGAATGAAAGTCATGCGAAAATACAGTTTCTACATACTCCCGTTCCTCGCTACACTCCTCTTCGCGGCGTGTATCCAGAACGACATTCCCTACCCCCGCATCAAGGCTCAAATCCTGTCGATTTCGGCCGAAGGACAGGTGGGTACGGCCACTATCGACAACGCCACCCTCACGGTGAGCCTCGAACTGGCCGACACCGTGGACCTGCGGCGGGTACACATCGAGTCGCTCACCGTGACCGAAGGTGCCACCTCGACTCTGCCGGCCGACTCGACTATCGACCTGACCCAAAGCTACTCGCTCACCCTCTCGATTTATCAAGACTACACCTGGACCATACAGGCCACTCAGAACATCGAGCGCTCGTTTCGGGTCGAAGGGCAATTTGGCGCACCCGTATTCGATGTTTACAACCACCGGGCCGTTGCCTATGTGAACCAGGATGCCGACCTGTCGAACATCAAAATTACCGAACTGGTGCTGGGCCCGGCCGGGATAACGACCTATTCGCCCCAAATCGAGAATATTACCGACTTCTCGCTGGGTTACCAGAAGGTGATTGTCACCTACCACGGCATCATGGAAAAATGGTTCCTTTACATCGTACCGTCGGAGAGCGAGGTATCGACCGACGGGGTCGATGCCTGGACCAACGTGGCCTGGCTGCACGGCAGCGGCAAGGAGGGGGCTCAAAACGGTTTTGAAATCAAAGAGGCTGCGGCCGAAACCTGGGAGAAGGTGCCCGACGAATATGTCACCCACGACAAAGGCTCCTTTACCGCCCGCATGATACACCTAAAAGCCAACACCACCTATATGTGCCGCGCCGTTTCGGGCGACCTTATCGGCAACGAGGTGACCTTCACCACCGGTTCGGCTACCGAACTGCCCAACGGCAGCTTCGACTACTGGAATCTGGCCGGCAAGGTGTGGAACCCCTGGCCCGAGGGTAGCGAGAACTTCTGGGACACCGGCAACAAGGGGGCCACGACCCTGGGCGACAGCAACACCCAACCGACCGACGACACCTGGTCGGGCACGGGACAGGCGGCCAAACTGGCTACCAAATTCGTGGGTATCGGCTCGCTGGGTAAGTTGGCTGCCGGCAACATGTATGTAGGCAACTACATTCGCACCGACGGTTCCAACGGCGTGCTCAACTTCGGGAAACCCTTCACGCAACGGCCCACCCGCCTGAAAGGCTACTTCAAGTACACCACGGTGCCCATCAACAAGACCAACAGCGATCTGACGGCCCTCATGGGACAACCCGATACCTGCCAGATATACATCGCCCTGGGCGACTGGAGCGAACCGGTAGAGATTCGCACCAAACCGAGCGACCGCAAGGTATTCGACAAGAACGACCCGCACGTCATCGCCTATGCCGAGATTTCGTCGGGCGAATCGGTACCCGAGTACACCCCCTTCTCCCTCGAACTCGAATACCACGACACCTCGCGCGTCCCCACCTACATCGTGGTGGTCGCTTCGGCCAGCAAGTATGGCGACTACTTTACCGGCGGTGACGGCAGTGTGCTCTTCATCGACGACTTCTCGCTCGAATACGACTACTGATATTCCTACCCGCTTCTGCGGGTATCTCCATAAACAA
It contains:
- a CDS encoding PCMD domain-containing protein, coding for MKVMRKYSFYILPFLATLLFAACIQNDIPYPRIKAQILSISAEGQVGTATIDNATLTVSLELADTVDLRRVHIESLTVTEGATSTLPADSTIDLTQSYSLTLSIYQDYTWTIQATQNIERSFRVEGQFGAPVFDVYNHRAVAYVNQDADLSNIKITELVLGPAGITTYSPQIENITDFSLGYQKVIVTYHGIMEKWFLYIVPSESEVSTDGVDAWTNVAWLHGSGKEGAQNGFEIKEAAAETWEKVPDEYVTHDKGSFTARMIHLKANTTYMCRAVSGDLIGNEVTFTTGSATELPNGSFDYWNLAGKVWNPWPEGSENFWDTGNKGATTLGDSNTQPTDDTWSGTGQAAKLATKFVGIGSLGKLAAGNMYVGNYIRTDGSNGVLNFGKPFTQRPTRLKGYFKYTTVPINKTNSDLTALMGQPDTCQIYIALGDWSEPVEIRTKPSDRKVFDKNDPHVIAYAEISSGESVPEYTPFSLELEYHDTSRVPTYIVVVASASKYGDYFTGGDGSVLFIDDFSLEYDY